In Chryseobacterium sp., the genomic window AATATACTATTCCATAATAAAGACTGCGGTCAATCCATAGAATTGAGCCTGTGTGTATTTTATACCTCAAATTCTATCTCACCAATATAATACAGTTTATTTTCTTCCCCGTCTACAGAAACAGGATTAGGAATTACAAACCTGCTGGCAAAAATAATAGCGTTAACCGGTGTATTGAGACCAAGCTCATTAAGCTTTTTTTCAAGTGCCGGAAGCCATTGATCTGCATAGGAGTATTCTGAAAATTTTTCATAGATGCCTAAGTTTTCATCTTCAAACCCATATTCCATGAAATCATCATCAAACCACTTTATATTTTGTGATTCGGCAAATTTTGAAATATACTGGTCTTCCGTTTCCTCTTCCATATAGTAACTTTCATCCTCTTCTACAAAGTCATAAAAGTCTTCTTCATTTTTAAAATATCCCAGCCAGAAGTGAGAAGTTTCTTTATCCATAAGTGAAATTTTATATAATGTTATTTTTTGATATTCTTTACCAGGTGGGCCTTTTCATCAATGAGAAGCATTCCCGTCATCATTGCAAACCCTCCTTTGCCATTTATGTTGACATTGATCTTTTCTGAAAACTGTTGAATAAGTTCTCCGTTATTCAGATCATACAGCCTGAATATTGAATTTCCGAATGTCATCCCTCCCATTTGATTAATGGTAAAGACAACTGGCAGCAACAGCAGGTCTGCATTACTGAATTTTTCTTTGATATAGCCTATTTCCTCCGTATTCAGGATGGTTTTCAGGTTGGGAAATGCTTTGATCTCTTTAGATTTATAGTCTTTTTCAGCGACTTTCTTTAAAATATCGGTCACTTTTGTATCCAGCTGAGTGCGCAGTACAGAAACATCAATGAATTTTAACAGCAGGGTATCCTTTAAAATATCTTTTGTAATCTCATCATTTTCTTCAAAATTGTTGTTGATAGGAACAAAAGCAACTATTGAGGTTTCGCCTTTAAAAGAATAATTTTCATTAAATACTTTTTGTGCATTAAAAAATGAAATTCCGGATAAAACCGTAATCAATGTGAACACAAGGTTTTTCATATAGCGTTTATTATGGTAATCTCTTTGCAGGCTGTTTTTTCAACGTCCTAAACAGATATTTGAGAGTGTAATATTACAAAAGTTTTCTGTTATATCAGGCTTTTTGAGCATCGTGACAAAGTCTGGACATCAAAAATAGTTCCGTACATTTTTTTATTGTAA contains:
- a CDS encoding immunity 22 family protein, which produces MDKETSHFWLGYFKNEEDFYDFVEEDESYYMEEETEDQYISKFAESQNIKWFDDDFMEYGFEDENLGIYEKFSEYSYADQWLPALEKKLNELGLNTPVNAIIFASRFVIPNPVSVDGEENKLYYIGEIEFEV